The proteins below are encoded in one region of Pseudophryne corroboree isolate aPseCor3 chromosome 8, aPseCor3.hap2, whole genome shotgun sequence:
- the LOC134948909 gene encoding G-protein coupled receptor 12-like, with protein sequence MFHQPAAASVDRLLYFHNSSSSRMSHIHYDPWDTNTSTVTTSDLSPDEYVNPWDIILCVTGTIMACENAIVIAILFYTPALRSPMFLLIGSLALADLLAGVGLIVNFIVIYVFNNEVATLTSAGLLLASFSASVCSLLAITVDRYLSLYNALTYHTDRTLTFTYLMLILLWALCICIGLLPIMGWNCVRDQPSCSVLRPVTKNNAAVLAVSFLLLFALMMQLYLQICRIAFRHAQQIAVQHQFMATSQASSTRKGVSTLSLILGTFALCWIPFAVYSLVADSSYPMIYTYSLVLPAACNSVINPIIYAFRNPDIQKSLWLACCGCIPPRFLSGPRTSSDV encoded by the coding sequence ATGTTTCACCAGCCTGCAGCCGCCTCCGTGGATCGCCTACTGTATTTCCACAACTCTTCCTCCAGCAGGATGTCCCACATCCACTATGACCCGTGGGATACCAACACTTCCACCGTCACAACATCCGACCTGTCCCCAGATGAGTATGTCAATCCGTGGGACATTATCCTTTGTGTTACAGGGACCATCATGGCATGTGAGAACGCAATAGTAATTGCTATACTCTTCTATACGCCTGCACTCCGTTCTCCCATGTTTTTACTTATTGGCAGCCTGGCGCTGGCTGATCTACTGGCTGGCGTGGGACTCATTGTGAATTTCATAGTAATATATGTGTTTAATAATGAAGTGGCAACATTGACTTCTGCTGGTCTGTTGCTGGCCTCCTTCTCTGCCTCTGTCTGTAGCCTTTTAGCTATCACAGTGGACAGGTATTTGTCTCTGTACAATGCCCTTACATACCACACAGACAGAACTCTGACTTTCACATACCTGATGCTAATTCTGCTGTGGGCTCTCTGCATCTGTATCGGCCTGTTACCAATCATGGGATGGAACTGTGTAAGGGATCAGCCCTCCTGCAGTGTGCTGAGACCAGTGACCAAAAACAATGCAGCTGTGCTGGCAGTGTCCTTCCTCCTGCTCTTTGCCTTGATGATGCAGCTGTACCTGCAGATCTGCAGGATTGCTTTCCGCCATGCCCAGCAGATTGCAGTGCAGCACCAATTCATGGCCACATCTCAAGCTTCCAGCACCAGGAAAGGGGTATCAACCTTATCTCTCATATTGGGCACCTTTGCACTATGCTGGATTCCCTTTGCTGTGTACAGCTTGGTTGCTGACTCAAGTTACCCCATGATATACACCTACTCGCTGGTGCTTCCAGCCGCCTGTAATTCTGTCATCAACCCCATAATATACGCTTTCAGAAACCCAGACATCCAGAAGTCATTATGGCTTGCTTGTTGTGGTTGTATCCCACCCAGGTTCTTATCTGGGCCCAGAACTTCCAGTGATGTATAG